A genomic segment from Culex pipiens pallens isolate TS unplaced genomic scaffold, TS_CPP_V2 Cpp_Un0001, whole genome shotgun sequence encodes:
- the LOC128093683 gene encoding uncharacterized protein LOC128093683, whose protein sequence is MVTENRWSDGVRGRKEEQSRKVLLRSHQYHQGASGEAVRRKRAREQARGRAEQHKWRRENRVDLCSARQARPFAANQATRLNVLPRCLTFNVVRSSKANFNTPGEDDLLEQIQHGPHAHPKIHGRGKTRGGRPRGTGARWPDLVRRPRRRMVTENRWSDGVRGRKEEQSRKVLLR, encoded by the exons ATGGTGACGGAGAATCGCTGGAGCGACGGTGTGCGAGGAAGAAAAGAAGAACAATCAAGAAAAGTGCTACTACG ATCGCACCAATACCATCAAGGCGCTTCCGGCGAGGCCGTCCGCAGAAAGAGAGCGCGAGAGCAAGCACGCGGGAGAGCAGAGCAGCACAAATGGAGGAGAGAAAATCGGGTCGACTTGTGCTCGGCTCGTCAAGCTCGGCCATTCGCTGCCAACCAAGCAACCCGTTTAAACGTTCTGCCGCGTTGTTTGACGTTCAACGTCGTTCGTTCGAGCAAAGCCAACTTTAACACTCCGGGCGAGGACGATCTTCTGGAGCAGATTCAACACGGCCCGCACGCGCACCCGAAAATCCACGGACGGGGGAAGACACGCGGCGGGAGGCCGCGAGGAACTGGCGCGCGGTGGCCGGACCTGGTTCGGAGGCCGCGGCGCAGGATGGTGACGGAGAATCGCTGGAGCGACGGTGTGCGAGGAAGAAAAGAAGAACAATCAAGAAAAGTGCTACTACGGTAG